One Prunus dulcis chromosome 7, ALMONDv2, whole genome shotgun sequence DNA segment encodes these proteins:
- the LOC117633848 gene encoding probable anion transporter 6, chloroplastic — translation MAKLTLRAESSCLFPPTTSSQSQPSSFVSSSRRRRLLCFPPKHKLEFRVFCSIKEKESIKETKRLNGVPVDKVQRAGSGSEGDSGLESGSGEVGFDWDWPPWKNIPRRYKLIGTTSLAFVICNMDKVNLSIAIIPMSHQLGWSSSEAGLVQSSFFWGYALSQLPGGWLAKIFGGRKVLEIGVLTWSLATALVPLVAGFTPGLVVSRILVGIGEGVSPSAATDLIARSIPLEERSRAVAFVFGGLSVGSVAGLLLAPPLIQNLGWESVFYIFSLLGIGWYVGFQFLEGQASWVGESIPRSQSTDMKKTWSTKELGDSLKDVPWKEFFRNQAVWAMIYAHFCGSWGHYTCLAWLPTYFSEELNLNLTEAAWVSILPPLASIFVTSIASQFADNLISSGVQTTTVRKICQTIAFLSPAACMTLSSLDLGLPHWEVVGILTGGLALSSFALSGLYCTHQDMSPEYASILLGITNTVGAVPGIIGVALTGYLLDSTHSWSISLFIPSIFFYLTGTVIWLVFASSKPQTFSKTD, via the exons ATGGCGAAACTCACACTCAGAGCTGAGAGCTCGTGCTTATTTCCACCCACCACAAGCTCACAGTCGCAGCCCTCATCCTTCGTCTCCTCATCCCGACGACGTCGTTTGCTTTGTTTCCCTCCAAAGCATAAATTGGAATTCAGAGTTTTCTGCAGcattaaagagaaagaaagcatCAAAGAAACTAAGAGACTGAATGGAGTCCCCGTCGATAAGGTCCAAAGGGCGGGTTCGGGTTCTGAGGGTGATTCGGGTCTGGAAAGCGGGTCTGGGGAAGTGGGTTTTGATTGGGATTGGCCTCCGTGGAAGAACATACCTCGCAGATACAAACTCATCGGCACCACTTCGCTTGCCTTCGTTATCTGTAACATGGATAAG GTGAACTTGAGTATTGCTATAATTCCAATGTCGCATCAGTTGGGTTGGAGTTCGTCCGAGGCTGGATTGGTTCAATCTTCGTTCTTTTGGGGCTACGCGTTGAGTCAGTTGCCTGGGGGTTGGCTTGCCAAGATATTTGGTGGGAG AAAAGTTCTTGAGATTGGAGTATTAACTTGGTCATTGGCTACAGCACTTGTCCCTCTTGTTGCTGGATTTACACCTGGTTTAGTTGTTTCTAGAATTTTG GTAGGAATTGGAGAAGGCGTTTCCCCATCCGCTGCAACTGACCTTATTGCCAG GTCAATACCTTTGGAAGAACGCTCACGGGCTGTAGCATTTGTCTTTGGTGGTCTGAGTGTAGGAAGTGTTGCAGG GCTTCTTCTGGCTCCTCCCCTTATCCAAAATCTTGGCTGGGAATCTGTATTTTAcatattttcccttttggGGATTGGTTG GTATGTGGGGTTTCAGTTTCTTGAAGGACAAGCCTCATGGGTGGGTGAATCAATTCCAC GGTCCCAGTCAACAGATATGAAGAAAACATGGAGTACTAAAGAATTGGGTGACTCGTTGAAG GATGTACCATGGAAGGAATTTTTCCGAAATCAAGCTGTATGGGCAATGATATATGCTCATTTTTGTGGAAGTTGGGGTCATTATACATGCCTAGCATGGCTTCCCACCTATTTTAG TGAAGAGCTGAACCTGAATTTGACAGAAGCTGCGTGG GTCTCTATCCTTCCTCCATTGGCTTCAATCTTTGTGACAAGCATTGCCTCGCAATTTGCTGATAACTTGATTTCTAGTGGAGTTCAAACCACTACG GTCCGAAAAATTTGCCAAACAATTGCCTTTTTATCTCCTGCAGCTTGCATGACACTTTCCTCTCTTGATCTAGGATTGCCTCATTGGGAAGTTGTGGGGATTCTAACAGGTGGTTTAGCCCTCTCAAGTTTTGCCTTGTCAG GATTGTATTGTACCCATCAAGACATGTCACCCGAATATGCAAGTATACTTCTG GGTATTACCAACACTGTTGGGGCCGTACCTGGGATAATAGGTGTTGCCCTCACTGGCTATCTTCTTGATTCAACTCATTCGTGGAGT ATTTCATTGTTCATTCCATCGATATTTTTCTACCTGACTGGTACAGTTATTTGGTTGGTGTTTGCCAGCAGTAAGCCTCAAACCTTTTCAAAGACAGACTGA
- the LOC117633846 gene encoding heparanase-like protein 3, translating to MGSHFWQMGLYFWVCFSAFSFIHSVNSQGFGGGSIEGTVHVNGKDAIGKIDDDFICATLDWWPPEKCDYGTCSWGRASFLNLNLSSIILLNAVKAFSPLKLRLGGTLQDKVLYATPDNKQRCVPFQTSTTEMFGFTPGCLLMNRWDELNSFFQKSGAKIIFGLNALTGRTIHSNGTATGAWDYKNSESFIRYSVKKNYTVHGWELGNELCGHGIGTTIGASQYVSDTASLQKIIHDIYKGIEPKPLILSPGGFFDAKWFKDYTDKTTTSLDVVTHHIYNLGPGVDQHLIEKILDPSYLDGIASTFSNLRDILKSSATSAAAWVGEAGGAYNSGRHLVSNSFVFSFWYLDQLAMSAAYDTKTYCRQTLIGGNYGLLNTTTYEPNPDYYSALLWHRLMGRNVLATSFSGPKKIRAYAHCAKQSKGITVLLINLQNTTTVEARVAFNTSWTLRHKHKSHKSHRAQLKFHQGLRSETVREEYHLTAKDGNLQSQTMLLNGNALTLNSSGIIPNLDPVYVNSSEPILVGPSSIVFAHIPYVVLPACR from the exons ATGGGTTCTCATTTCTGGCAAATGGGGTTGTATTTTTGGGTCTGTTTCTCTGCTTTCAGCTTCATTCATTCTGTAAATTCACAGGGCTTCGGTGGTGGAAGTATTGAAGGCACTGTCCACGTTAATGGCAAAGATGCCATTGGTAaaattgatgatgattttATTTGTGCAACTTTGGATTGGTGGCCTCCTGAGAAATGTGACTATGGGACATGCAGCTGGGGCCGTGCTTCTTTCCTCAATCtg AATCTAAGCAGCATTATCTTATTAAATGCCGTGAAGG CTTTCTCACCCTTGAAACTTAGATTGGGGGGTACCTTGCAAGATAAGGTCTTATATGCTACACCAGACAATAAGCAACGCTGTGTTCCTTTTCAAACAAGCACCACAGAGATGTTTGGTTTTACTCCGGGGTGCTTACTCATGAACAGATGGGATGAATTAAACTCCTTTTTTCAGAAATCTGG GGCCAAGATTATCTTTGGATTAAATGCTCTCACTGGACGAACAATACATTCTAATGGTACTGCAACTGGAGCTTGGGACTACAAAAATTCTGAGTCTTTCATCCGTTACAGTGTTAAAAAGAACTACACAGTACATGGTTGGGAGCTTG GGAATGAATTGTGTGGACATGGAATTGGAACAACAATCGGAGCGAGTCAATACGTCTCTGATACAGCTTCTCTGCAAAAGATAATACACGATATATACAAGGGTATTGAACCAAAGCCACTAATCCTATCACCTGGAGGATTCTTTGATGCAAAGTGGTTCAAAGACTATACAGATAAAACCACCACATCCTTGGACGTGGTCACCCACCATATATATAATCTAGGGCCAG GGGTTGATCAACACCTTATTGAAAAGATTCTTGATCCGTCCTATCTCGACGGTATTGCTAGCACATTTAGCAACCTCCGTGACATCCTAAAGAGTTCTGCAACTTCAGCAGCTGCATGGGTTGGGGAAGCAGGAGGTGCTTACAACAGCGGCCGTCATCTTGTCAGCAATTCATTTGTATTTAGTTTCTG GTATTTAGATCAGCTTGCTATGTCAGCAGCTTATGATACCAAAACGTACTGCAGACAGACATTGATTGGTGGAAACTATGGTTTACTCAACACTACTACCTACGAACCCAATCCAGACTACTACAG TGCTCTTCTTTGGCACCGATTGATGGGAAGAAATGTACTGGCAACCAGCTTTTCTGGACCGAAAAAGATACGTGCTTACGCACACTGTGCAAAACAATCC AAAGGGATTACAGTACTACTGATCAACCTACAAAACACGACGACGGTGGAGGCAAGAGTTGCCTTCAACACTTCCTGGACTTTGCGACATAAACACAAATCTCACAAGTCTCATAGAGCACAGCTGAAGTTCCATCAGGGTTTGAGAAGTGAAACAGTAAGAGAAGAATACCATCTAACAGCTAAGGATGGAAATTTACAAAGCCAAACCATGCTGCTAAATGGAAACGCTTTGACCTTAAATTCATCTGGGATCATACCTAACTTGGACCCTGTATATGTAAATTCTTCAGAACCAATTTTGGTTGGTCCATCTTCAATTGTATTTGCTCACATACCATATGTTGTTCTGCCTGCTTGCAGGTAG
- the LOC117636029 gene encoding triphosphate tunnel metalloenzyme 3, with protein sequence MSHILKPLMEVEVKLRLPDAAAHRKVTTLLAPFHVSTHRQENLFFDGPKAELSARRAALRLRFSDRAPLCAVTLKARAVLVDGVSRVEEDEEELDHSIGRACADQPDKLMSAESRVLSRVREEFGVLGFVGLGGFRNVRDVYDWKGLKLEVDETKYEFGTCYEIECESADPEGVKEVLEGFLKENGVQYSYSETSKFAIFRAGKLPLSE encoded by the coding sequence ATGTCTCACATTCTCAAACCTCTAATGGAGGTTGAGGTCAAGCTTAGGCTCCCAGACGCCGCCGCCCACCGCAAAGTCACCACACTACTCGCGCCGTTCCACGTCAGCACACACCGTCAAGAGAATCTCTTCTTCGACGGCCCCAAAGCCGAGCTCTCGGCCCGCCGAGCCGCACTCCGCCTCCGCTTCTCGGACCGAGCCCCTCTGTGCGCCGTGACCCTCAAGGCTCGAGCCGTATTGGTCGACGGCGTCAGCCGAGTCGAGGAGGACGAGGAGGAGCTCGACCACTCGATCGGTCGAGCCTGCGCTGACCAGCCGGATAAGCTGATGTCGGCGGAGTCTAGGGTTTTGAGTAGGGTGAGAGAGgaatttggggttttggggtttgtgGGGTTGGGAGGGTTCAGGAATGTGAGGGATGTGTATGATTGGAAAGGCTTGAAATTAGAGGTGGATGAGACAAAGTATGAGTTTGGTACTTGTTATGAGATTGAGTGTGAGAGTGCAGACCCTGAAGGGGTCAAGGAGGTGCTTGAGGGCttcttgaaggaaaatggggTTCAGTATTCCTACTCGGAAACATCAAAGTTTGCGATTTTTCGGGCTGGCAAGCTACCCCTTAGTGAGTGA
- the LOC117636103 gene encoding phosphopantothenoylcysteine decarboxylase subunit VHS3, whose amino-acid sequence MGLYASEKKSMWEGTLLEAMLVNTVLVAHNSLALLLLATGSVINDINMASKLTAVTGRFPFEELLKLKKPCAENKDASDTEDDEDDNEDDDDVNDQDDEEGGDEDFSGEEGEDEGGDPEDDPEANGNEGSDDEDEDDDDEDDNGDDDEDEDGEEEDEDEEEEVPQPPAKRRK is encoded by the exons ATGGGCTTGTACGCCTCTGAGAAAAAGAGCATGTGGGAAGGAACTCTTTTGGAAGCAATGCTGGTCAACACTGTTCTTGTTGCTCACAACTCTCTTGCTCTGCTGCTTTTGGCG ACTGGATCGGTGATAAATGATATCAATATGGCATCAAAATTGACTGCTGTCACTGGAAG GTTTCCTTTTGAAGAACTtctcaaattgaaaaaaccTTGTGCGGAAAACAAAGATGCTAGTGATACAGAGGATGATGAAGACGACAacgaagatgatgatgatgtgaaTGACCAGGATGATGAGGAGGGAGGAGATGAGGACTTCTCAGGTgaagaaggggaagatgaAGGAGGGGATCCTGAGGATGATCCTGAAGCCAATGGCAATGAAGGAagtgatgatgaggatgaggatgatgacGACGAAGATGAcaatggtgatgatgatgaagatgaggatggagaggaagaagatgaggatgaagaggaagaggttCCACAGCCACCTGCTAAAAGGCGGAAGTGA
- the LOC117634240 gene encoding protein S-acyltransferase 24: MSSEIEVVEDEVQIRDHESAGAASANSTNNGDANGIGEESLRNDVYTAAAYGDLEKLQRLVECEGCSVSETDGLGYYALQWAALNNRTAAAQYIIEHGGDVNATDHTGQTALHWSAVRGAIQVAELLLHEGARVNAADMYGYQTTHVAAQYGQTAFLYHIVSKWNADPDVPDNDGRSPLHWAAYKGFADCIRLLLFLDAYKGRQDKEGCTPLHWAAIRGNLEACTVLVQAGKKEDLMVTDNTGLTPAQLAADKNHRQVAFFLGNARRLLDKHCDGNSRLGQVSKLGLAPVLWCIIFVLLVTYTHSVIMAPNLPKLTAGSVFVAWLGVFFATSGLVMFYRCSSKDPGYIRMNIHDSQNMKDDEPLLKIEINNPALLAGNWSQLCATCKIVRPLRAKHCSTCDRCVEQFDHHCPWVSNCIGKKNKWDFFAFLVLEVLAMVFTGGVTLTRVLSDPVSPSTFGAWMNYVTTSHVGALSFFIMDFFLFFGVAVLTVVQASQISRNITTNEMANVMRYNYLRGPGGRFRNPYDHGIRKNCSDFLIKGYNEDVEYIEESARDEEEGIGMRHMLKNSNVQNGDAYSHHTNGNSQVAVNVNSNSTSHHGHAHSAQCSHNNHGKTKSDNVPLGLGLGLGRNTARSVVAS, translated from the exons ATGTCGTCGGAGATCGAGGTCGTCGAGGACGAGGTCCAAATCCGTGATCACGAATCTGCGGGTGCCGCCTCAGCCAATTCAACGAACAATGGCGACGCCAATGGGATTGGGGAAGAGAGTCTGCGAAACGACGTGTACACGGCCGCTGCGTACGGGGATTTGGAGAAGCTTCAGAGATTGGTGGAGTGTGAAGGTTGCTCTGTTTCTGAGACCGATGGGCTCGGCTACTATGCCCTCCAGTGGGCCGCTCTGAACAACCGCACTGCCGCTGCACAGTATATTATTGAG CACGGAGGTGATGTGAATGCCACAGATCATACGGGGCAAACAGCATTACACTGGAGTGCAGTGCGGGGTGCAATCCAGGTTGCAGAGCTATTACTCCATGAGGGTGCTCGGGTAAATGCAGCCGATATGTATGGCTATCAG ACTACACATGTTGCAGCTCAATATGGTCAGACTGCTTTCCTATACCATATTGTTTCAAAATGGAATGCTGACCCTGATGTGCCTGATAATGATGGGAGAAGCCCCTTACATTG GGCTGCTTATAAAGGTTTTGCTGATTGTATACGTCTTCTTTTATTTCTGGATGCATATAAAGGACGGCAAGATAAAGAGG GTTGCACTCCTTTGCATTGGGCTGCTATCAGGGGTAACTTGGAGGCATGCACGGTGTTGGTACAGGCTGGGAAGAAGGAGGACTTAATGGTTACAGATAACACCGGCCTTACACCTGCACAACTTGCTGCTGATAAGAATCACAGACAAGTTGCTTTTTTCCTT GGGAATGCTAGAAGGCTGCTTGACAAACATTGTGACGGGAACAGTCGTCTTGGACAAGTTTCAAAACTAGGACTTGCACCAGTACTTTGGTGCATAATATTTGTGCTCCTGGTGACCTATACTCATTCTGTCATCATGG CACCAAATCTGCCAAAGTTAACAGCTGGATCAGTTTTTGTTGCATGGCTCGGAGTTTTCTTTGCAACTTCTGGGCTTGTAATGTTCTATAGGTGTAGCAG CAAGGATCCAGGTTACATCCGAATGAATATCCATGATTCCCAAAATATGAAAGATGAT GAACCTCTATTGAAGATTGAGATAAATAACCCTGCCTTGCTAGCTGGTAATTGGTCTCAGCTCTGTGCAACGTGCAAG ATTGTCAGGCCTCTTCGTGCAAAGCACTGTTCCACTTGTGATCGTTGTGTTGAACAATTTGACCACCATTGCCCTTGGGTATCCAATTGCATTGGCAAG AAAAACAAATGGGATTTCTTTGCTTTCCTTGTTCTGGAAGTTTTGGCAATGGTATTCACTGGAGGGGTTACTCTTACGA GAGTTTTGAGTGATCCAGTCAGTCCATCTACTTTTGGAGCATGGATGAATTATGTCACCACTAGTCATGTTGGTgctctttcattttttatcatggatttcttcctcttttttggtGTGGCAGTTTTGACTGTTGTACAAGCATCTCAG ATATCACGGAATATTACAACTAATGAAATGGCAAACGTGATGCGCTATAACTACCTTAGGGGCCCAGGTGGTCGGTTCAGAAATCCATATGATCACGGGATCAGGAAGAACTGTTCGGATTTCTTGATCAAAGGTTACAACGAAGATGTGGAATACATTGAAGAATCAGCTCGTGATGAGGAGGAGGGGATTGGAATGAGGCATATGCTGAAGAACTCAAACGTGCAAAATGGTGATGCCTATTCTCACCACACAAATGGCAATAGTCAGGTTGCAGTCAATGTAAATTCTAATTCAACATCACATCATGGTCATGCTCATTCTGCCCAGTGCAGCCATAATAACCAtgggaaaacaaaaagtgatAACGTTCCGTTAGGCTTAGGTCTTGGCCTTGGACGGAACACTGCCCGATCTGTTGTAGCTTCATGA